In a single window of the Bacillus clarus genome:
- a CDS encoding MDR family MFS transporter, with the protein MNHLIKRYNKPILIRLFGELLTRTTEAMLAIIFIVHVNKALNGNVIVTMLLFGLQPLADIVFTLIAGGVTDKYGRKKIMLLGLLLQAFAISGFIFAQSVTFFALLYVVNGIGRSLYIPAQRAQIADLTKQEQQAEIFAVLQTMGAIGSVIGPLISAFFYNSHPEYLFILQVVTLTLYAALVWTQLPETVPLIQNVEKTKEIHSPKQFISKHYAVFGIMVSTLPISFFYAQTESNYRIFAESVFPNFLFVLVFISTCKAVMEILLQIFLVKWSEQFSMPKIIIISYTCYTLAAIGYGYSTTLWSLFFTLLFLAIGESIALNHLLRFVSQIAPSHRRGLYFSIYGIHWDISRTCGPVIGALLLSSLSGSTLFYLCACLLLVGGIIQAFFVQSLERNKSKELSL; encoded by the coding sequence ATGAATCATCTTATAAAACGGTATAATAAGCCCATCCTCATTCGATTGTTCGGTGAATTATTAACACGAACAACTGAAGCGATGCTAGCCATCATTTTTATCGTTCACGTCAATAAAGCTTTAAATGGTAATGTCATTGTTACAATGCTTCTATTCGGATTGCAGCCTCTTGCTGATATTGTGTTTACATTAATTGCTGGAGGTGTAACAGATAAATATGGCCGAAAGAAAATTATGTTACTCGGATTACTTTTACAAGCATTTGCGATAAGCGGATTTATTTTTGCACAATCGGTCACATTTTTCGCCTTATTGTATGTAGTAAATGGTATTGGACGCTCTCTATATATTCCAGCTCAACGTGCCCAAATTGCGGATTTAACAAAACAAGAACAGCAGGCAGAAATATTTGCTGTTCTGCAAACGATGGGAGCAATCGGTTCTGTAATTGGTCCATTAATCAGCGCATTTTTCTATAATAGTCATCCTGAGTATTTATTTATTTTGCAAGTTGTGACCCTTACGCTGTATGCCGCGCTCGTTTGGACACAACTTCCAGAAACAGTTCCACTTATACAAAACGTGGAGAAAACAAAAGAAATACATTCGCCAAAACAATTCATATCGAAACATTATGCTGTGTTTGGAATAATGGTTTCCACACTCCCGATAAGTTTTTTCTACGCTCAAACTGAATCGAATTATCGTATATTCGCCGAAAGTGTATTTCCAAACTTTCTATTCGTACTCGTATTTATCTCAACTTGTAAAGCAGTCATGGAAATTCTTCTACAAATTTTCCTTGTTAAATGGTCTGAACAATTTTCTATGCCTAAAATCATTATCATTTCTTACACTTGCTATACTTTGGCTGCTATTGGCTATGGTTACTCCACAACATTATGGTCGTTATTCTTCACATTACTTTTCTTAGCAATTGGGGAAAGTATTGCTTTAAACCACTTACTACGATTTGTTTCACAAATCGCTCCTAGTCATAGACGTGGATTGTACTTTTCTATTTACGGTATCCATTGGGATATATCTCGAACATGTGGGCCTGTTATTGGTGCTCTTTTATTAAGTAGCTTAAGCGGTAGTACATTATTTTATCTTTGTGCTTGTTTATTACTAGTTGGCGGGATTATTCAAGCTTTTTTTGTTCAATCATTAGAACGAAACAAATCGAAGGAGCTGTCCCTATAA
- a CDS encoding MFS transporter, which yields MASMDNTIVVTAMGTIVGDLGGLENFVWVVSAYMVAEMAGMPIFGLIVFMIGSALCGTAENITQLGIYRAIQGIGGGALVPIAFTIVFDIFPPEKRGKMGGLFGAVFGLSSIFGPLLGAYITDYISWHWVFYINLPLGILALIFITLFYKESRVHRKQKIDWFGAITLVGAVVCLMFALELGGQKYDWDSSFILSLFAGFTTLLIVFIFIERKVAEPIISFEMFKQRLFGMSTIIALCYGAAFMSATVYIPLFIQGVYGGTATNSGLLLLPMMLGSVVTAQLGGFLTSKFSYRNIMIISAVIMLIGLFLLSTLTPETSRVLLTIYMIIIGFGVGFSFSVLSMAAIHNFGMEQRGSATSTSNFIRSLGMTLGITIFGMIQRTGFQDQLEEAFKGMSGGMNVSALGDSRAILSEGARSQISPQILDKIIEALSSSIVHTFMWALVPAGLAFVFIFFMGNERMVYKKEQNKVNNETSKA from the coding sequence ATGGCATCAATGGATAATACCATTGTTGTGACGGCGATGGGAACGATCGTTGGTGATTTAGGAGGCCTTGAAAACTTTGTATGGGTTGTTTCTGCCTATATGGTTGCAGAGATGGCAGGTATGCCGATTTTCGGTTTAATCGTCTTTATGATTGGTTCGGCACTTTGTGGTACTGCTGAAAATATTACGCAGTTAGGTATTTATCGTGCCATTCAAGGTATTGGCGGCGGAGCACTAGTGCCGATCGCATTTACTATCGTTTTTGATATTTTCCCTCCTGAAAAACGCGGAAAAATGGGTGGTTTATTCGGAGCTGTATTTGGTTTGTCAAGTATTTTCGGGCCATTACTTGGTGCATATATTACGGATTACATTAGTTGGCACTGGGTGTTTTATATTAACTTACCACTTGGAATTTTAGCACTTATTTTTATTACATTATTTTATAAAGAGTCACGAGTTCATAGAAAGCAAAAAATTGATTGGTTTGGCGCAATTACTTTAGTTGGTGCAGTAGTTTGTCTAATGTTTGCGTTAGAATTAGGCGGACAAAAGTATGATTGGGATTCTAGCTTTATTTTAAGTTTATTTGCTGGGTTTACTACATTATTAATTGTATTTATTTTTATTGAAAGGAAAGTAGCAGAACCAATCATTTCATTTGAGATGTTTAAGCAACGTTTATTCGGAATGAGTACAATTATTGCATTATGTTACGGAGCTGCATTTATGTCAGCGACTGTATACATCCCGTTATTTATTCAAGGTGTATATGGTGGAACCGCAACAAATTCAGGTTTATTACTATTACCAATGATGTTAGGATCAGTAGTTACAGCACAATTAGGTGGATTTTTAACATCAAAGTTTAGCTACCGTAATATCATGATTATTTCTGCTGTAATTATGCTAATCGGATTATTCTTATTAAGCACGTTAACACCAGAAACAAGTCGTGTATTATTAACGATTTATATGATTATTATCGGTTTCGGAGTTGGTTTCTCATTCTCGGTTTTAAGTATGGCTGCTATTCATAACTTCGGTATGGAGCAGCGTGGGTCTGCAACTTCAACGAGTAACTTCATTCGTTCGTTAGGTATGACACTTGGAATTACAATCTTCGGAATGATTCAAAGAACAGGTTTCCAGGATCAATTAGAAGAAGCGTTTAAAGGTATGAGCGGGGGAATGAATGTGAGTGCTTTAGGAGATTCAAGAGCAATTCTATCAGAAGGTGCAAGATCTCAAATTTCACCGCAAATATTAGATAAAATTATTGAAGCTCTTTCAAGTTCAATTGTTCATACATTCATGTGGGCATTAGTTCCAGCTGGTTTAGCGTTCGTATTCATTTTCTTTATGGGAAATGAGCGAATGGTATATAAGAAAGAACAAAATAAAGTAAACAATGAAACATCAAAAGCATAA
- a CDS encoding YhbD family protein encodes MSTDLISKKDLLELTGISYGQLYRWKRKNLIPEDWFVRKSTFTGQETFFPKEKILERIDKIQTMKEDLSLDELANMFSPSVTEILLTKEDVILKGIASEPVLQFFIEQTNKIAEFQFVDILYVYMLEELLQSGDVSLEEGKMVLQVLLENYEAIKHKNCDLVIVRKLGISTCFLVSNVEDLIFEKAAKIVARIAIMNYTEALKTKVL; translated from the coding sequence TTGAGTACAGATTTAATTTCAAAAAAAGATTTATTAGAACTGACTGGTATTTCATATGGACAGTTATATAGGTGGAAGAGAAAAAATTTAATACCGGAAGATTGGTTTGTACGGAAGTCAACGTTCACAGGGCAGGAGACATTTTTTCCGAAAGAAAAGATATTAGAGCGTATTGATAAAATCCAAACGATGAAAGAGGATCTATCACTTGATGAATTAGCAAATATGTTTTCACCGAGCGTAACAGAAATTCTTTTAACAAAGGAAGATGTCATACTTAAAGGGATTGCATCAGAACCAGTTTTACAATTTTTCATTGAGCAAACGAACAAAATAGCAGAGTTTCAATTTGTAGATATTCTTTATGTGTACATGTTAGAAGAACTTCTTCAATCAGGAGACGTTAGTTTAGAAGAAGGAAAAATGGTTTTACAAGTTTTACTTGAAAATTATGAAGCGATTAAGCATAAAAATTGTGACTTAGTTATCGTTCGAAAGTTAGGGATTTCTACATGTTTCTTAGTATCAAACGTGGAGGATTTAATTTTCGAAAAAGCAGCGAAAATCGTTGCACGTATAGCAATTATGAATTATACAGAAGCATTAAAAACAAAAGTATTGTAG
- a CDS encoding polymer-forming cytoskeletal protein, which produces MRTEKLIINGYGSSNGGEFHKVQLNGKGIVNGNVECDEFECNGSGSVNGDLKSDRTRISGSGKVDGTVNTDSMRIDGKATITQDVKANTLKIAGKGTIGGNVTGEEFKVSGQATIDGNCEVDVFSSEGQFTVGGLLSADEININIHGTCRAKEIGGQTIKVRHKLSAFSRLVKTVFGLQLEAELLEGDNIDIDYAHIKTVRGNNVTVGPNCEIDLIEYTGVLTVDKNASVKEIKQV; this is translated from the coding sequence ATGCGTACAGAAAAATTAATTATAAACGGTTACGGTTCATCGAATGGAGGAGAATTTCATAAAGTGCAATTAAACGGTAAAGGGATTGTTAATGGAAATGTTGAATGTGACGAATTTGAATGTAACGGTTCTGGAAGTGTAAACGGAGATTTGAAAAGTGATCGTACAAGAATAAGTGGATCGGGTAAAGTAGATGGCACAGTAAATACAGATAGTATGCGAATTGATGGGAAAGCGACAATAACACAAGATGTAAAGGCGAATACTTTAAAAATTGCGGGGAAAGGGACGATAGGTGGTAATGTAACTGGTGAAGAATTTAAGGTCAGTGGCCAAGCGACGATTGATGGTAATTGCGAGGTTGATGTTTTTTCTTCAGAGGGACAGTTTACGGTAGGTGGTTTATTAAGCGCAGATGAAATTAATATTAATATTCACGGTACATGTAGAGCGAAAGAAATTGGCGGTCAAACAATTAAAGTAAGACATAAGTTGAGCGCTTTTAGTAGACTAGTTAAAACAGTATTTGGTTTGCAGTTAGAAGCTGAATTGTTAGAAGGTGATAATATCGATATTGATTATGCTCACATTAAAACGGTAAGAGGAAACAATGTTACAGTAGGACCGAACTGTGAGATTGATCTTATTGAATATACAGGTGTTCTTACTGTTGATAAAAACGCAAGTGTGAAAGAAATTAAGCAGGTTTAA
- a CDS encoding SgrR family transcriptional regulator: MKEGDFSSFRGSFMVILEQYVQLWYKFGKGSTAGERLEISVQNISETLFCTDRNSKLVIKKLEELNWISWFPGRGRGNRSKLSFQKHPATLIIEKGKEITKRGDVKSGIAFVEQYTLYLPSLKKQFQNWIDSIFGYKIEMTSHGRRDILRLQVRMNLNIVLDPVYATMRSECHMVKHIYDTLVYIDGSTNRAEPRLAFHWEYNEDQKKWTFYLRKGVQFHNGKQFTAHDAVYTLNRFMQKENNPHDWMLQHVRNIHIIDDYIVEIYLHTENKLFLNTLSAEQCSIVMKDAEGELIGTGPFKLCERNDDTFILEAHHLYFRERPFLDRIELWDVEKSVNTYDILVKAQYKDIEKHHKELSRLESNVTYITLNIEKQGPMQDAMFRKALYKIIHSKAIIEELQGERGEIAEELVATKSAAININEDIHTLIKESSYRNEVLQLYTFKGQDHVEDSYWIQKECAKYGVNIEVAFLKTEELLQISTIQKADIMHDSATISERIEESLLYMFLTKNSFIHQHSNINFNETLQPYFTENQLEKRVTLLCDIEDTLLRHIHIIPLYRNKQHIRTHEKVQNIMINSQGWIDFYRIWFKP; encoded by the coding sequence ATGAAAGAGGGAGATTTTTCATCTTTTAGGGGGAGTTTTATGGTTATTCTGGAGCAATACGTACAGCTTTGGTATAAGTTCGGAAAAGGGAGCACCGCGGGAGAACGATTAGAAATATCCGTACAAAATATATCAGAAACATTATTTTGTACGGATCGAAATAGTAAACTGGTTATAAAAAAATTAGAAGAATTGAATTGGATTTCTTGGTTTCCCGGTCGTGGGAGAGGGAATCGTTCAAAGTTATCGTTTCAAAAGCATCCTGCTACATTAATTATAGAAAAAGGAAAGGAAATAACAAAACGAGGGGATGTGAAAAGCGGAATCGCATTTGTTGAACAATATACTCTGTATCTACCTTCATTAAAAAAACAATTTCAAAATTGGATTGATTCTATATTTGGTTACAAAATAGAAATGACGTCACATGGGAGAAGGGATATTCTCCGTTTGCAAGTTCGAATGAATCTAAACATTGTATTAGACCCCGTATACGCTACAATGCGCTCTGAATGTCATATGGTAAAACATATATATGACACGTTAGTGTATATAGATGGAAGTACAAACAGAGCAGAGCCGAGACTTGCGTTTCATTGGGAGTATAATGAGGATCAAAAGAAATGGACATTTTATTTGCGAAAAGGTGTCCAATTTCATAATGGGAAACAATTTACGGCACATGACGCTGTGTATACATTGAATCGGTTTATGCAAAAAGAAAATAATCCACATGATTGGATGTTGCAACATGTTAGAAACATACATATTATTGATGATTATATTGTGGAGATTTATTTACATACAGAAAATAAGTTGTTTTTAAATACTTTAAGTGCAGAACAGTGTTCTATCGTAATGAAAGATGCAGAAGGAGAATTAATTGGGACAGGTCCATTTAAACTTTGTGAAAGAAATGACGATACATTTATATTAGAAGCTCATCATTTATACTTTCGTGAACGACCTTTCCTCGATCGAATTGAATTATGGGATGTAGAAAAAAGTGTTAACACGTACGATATTTTAGTAAAAGCACAGTATAAAGATATAGAAAAGCATCATAAGGAACTGTCTCGGCTTGAGTCGAATGTAACGTACATTACGCTAAATATTGAGAAACAAGGACCTATGCAAGATGCTATGTTTCGGAAAGCTTTATATAAAATTATTCATAGTAAGGCGATTATTGAGGAATTACAGGGAGAGCGTGGAGAAATAGCAGAAGAATTAGTAGCAACAAAGAGTGCTGCAATAAACATAAATGAGGATATACATACGCTTATTAAAGAGAGTTCTTACCGTAATGAAGTTTTACAGCTATATACATTTAAAGGACAAGATCATGTTGAAGACTCATACTGGATACAAAAGGAGTGTGCGAAATATGGAGTTAACATTGAAGTCGCTTTTCTTAAAACAGAAGAGTTATTGCAAATAAGTACGATACAAAAGGCAGATATAATGCATGATAGTGCGACAATTAGTGAGCGTATAGAAGAGAGCTTACTATATATGTTTCTTACAAAAAACAGTTTTATTCATCAGCATAGCAATATAAACTTTAATGAAACATTGCAGCCTTATTTTACAGAAAATCAATTAGAGAAACGAGTAACACTGTTGTGCGATATAGAGGACACATTGTTACGACATATTCATATCATTCCTTTATATCGTAATAAACAACACATTCGTACACATGAAAAAGTACAAAATATAATGATTAATTCACAAGGCTGGATTGATTTTTATCGAATATGGTTTAAACCTTGA